One window from the genome of Cricetulus griseus strain 17A/GY chromosome 2, alternate assembly CriGri-PICRH-1.0, whole genome shotgun sequence encodes:
- the Dffb gene encoding DNA fragmentation factor subunit beta isoform X2, protein MCAVLRKPKSVKLRALHSECKFGVAARSCQELLHKGCVRFQLPVSGSRLCLYEDGTEVTDDYFPGLPNDAELLLLAAGQTWQGYVSDISRFLSVFNEPHAGVIRAARQLLSDEQAPRRQKLLADLLHHVSQNITAETREQDPSWFEGLESRFRNKSGYLRYNCESRIRGYLREVSAYTSVVDAAARGEFERVLSSMSQKLKSVKYNGSYFDRGAEASSRLCTPEGWFSCQGPFDMDSCLSKHSINPYGNRESRILFSTWNLDHIIEKRRTVVPTLAEAIQDGREVNWEYFYSLLFTAENLKLVHIACHKKTTHRLQCDHSRIYRPQKRSKKKWPARKRQCHTLGPL, encoded by the exons ATGTGTGCTGTGCTCCGCAAACCCAAGAGCGTCAAGTTGCGAGCCCTCCACAGCGAGTGCAAGTTCGGCGTGGCGGCACGGAGCTGCCAGGAGCTGCTGCACAAGGGCTGCGTCCGCTTCCAG CTCCCGGTGTCCGGCTCCCGGCTGTGCTTGTACGAAGATGGCACGGAGGTGACCGACGACTACTTCCCGGGTCTCCCCAACGACGCCGAACTCCTGCTGCTCGCTGCTGGCCAGACCTGGCAGGGCT ATGTGAGTGACATCAGTCGCTTCCTCAGTGTGTTTAATGAGCCACATGCCGGGGTCATCCGGGCTGCAAGGCAACTGCTGTCAGATGAGCAGGCCCCACGGAGGCAGAAGCTGCTGGCTGACCTTCTGCATCATGTCAGCCAGAACATTACTGCTGAGACCCGGGAACAGGATCCATCCTGGTTTGAAG GTTTGGAGTCTCGATTCAGGAACAAGTCTGGTTACCTGAGATATAACTGCGAGAGCCGTATCCGGGGCTACCTGAGAGAG GTGAGTGCTTACACCTCTGTGGTGGATGCAGCGGCCCGAGGAGAATTCGAGCGGGTCCTTAGTTCCATGAGCCAGAAGCTCAAATCTGTGAAGTACAACGGCAGCTACTTTGACAGGGGTGCAGAAGCCAGCAGCCGTCTCTGCACTCCAGAAGGCTGGTTTTCCTGCCAG GGCCCCTTTGACATGGATAGCTGTCTTTCCAAGCACTCCATCAACCCCTATGGCAACAGGGAGAGCCGGATCCTCTTCAGCACCTGGAACCTGGATCATAT AATAGAGAAGAGGCGCACCGTGGTGCCCACGCTGGCTGAAGCAATCCAGGACGGGAGGGAGGTGAACTGGGAGTACTTCTACAGCCTGCTTTTCACTGCTGAGAACCTGAAGCTGGTGCACATCGCCTGCCACAAGAAGACCACACACAGGCTTCAGTGTGACCACAGCAGGATCTACCGGCCCCAGAAACGGTCCAAGAAGAAGTGGCCTGCTCGGAAGCGCCAGTGCCACACACTAGGCCCTCTGTGA
- the CUNH1orf174 gene encoding UPF0688 protein C1orf174 homolog isoform X2: MRSRKLTGGVRSSARLRARRYSSASSAPAEDIASSTSAKTACLASSQKTTDKRTSKKFKYDKGHLVKAELQKADPKRDISSLSKVAPVAPCENEFAEDSAKTAVPVPEREEPPQGCSQAVSEEPSAKTEDCLPTAEPSSAAAAQEPDESSARQAEPAPRTEEVRAPVLQMDSSVFLDDDSNQPMPVSRFFGNVELMQDLPPASSSCPSMSRREFRKMHFRAKEDEEEDDAEM, translated from the exons ATGAGGAGCAGGAAG CTCACAGGTGGAGTGCGATCCTCAGCACGCCTTCGGGCCCGCCGTTACTCTTCAGCCAGCTCGGCCCCTGCCGAGGACATTGCCAGCTCCACATCCGCCAAGACAGCATGTCTG GCTTCATCACAAAAGACCACAGACAAACGCACTTCCAAAAAGTTCAAGTATGACAAAGGTCACCTTGTAAAGGCAGAATTGCAGAAAGCTGACCCTAAACGTGACatttcttctttgtcaaaagtggCCCCTGTGGCCCCTTGTGAAAATGAGTTTGCAGAGGACAGTGCTAAGACTGCTGTCCCTGTGCCAGAGAGGGAAGAGCCTCCCCAGGGCTGCTCCCAGGCTGTGAGCGAGGAACCCTCAGCAAAGACTGAAGATTGCCTGCCCACAGCAGAACCCAGCAGTGCTGCGGCAGCCCAGGAGCCTGATGAAAGTTCTGCCAGACAGGCTGAGCCTGCGCCCAGGACAGAGGAGGTGCGGGCACCTGTGCTTCAGATGGACAGCAGCGTCTTTCTAGATGATGACAGCAACCAGCCCATGCCTGTGAGTCGCTTCTTCGGGAATGTTGAGCTTATGCAG GATCTGCCACCAGCCTCTTCATCTTGTCCTTCCATGAGCAGGCGAGAATTCCGAAAAATGCATTTCAGGGccaaagaggatgaggaggaggatgacgCAGAGATGTAG